From Epinephelus lanceolatus isolate andai-2023 chromosome 5, ASM4190304v1, whole genome shotgun sequence, the proteins below share one genomic window:
- the rfwd3 gene encoding E3 ubiquitin-protein ligase rfwd3.L, whose product MEAMEVDSPVEMQGGGSRQPEVAAAAAAADANAPYVISDSGSSTEVDEDDDDDNEGGQTAARAPPRLPATWAFSQRAVGVSAATPSAAQGAPIRRRLRQGLRVHYPSQTAAPSRGFPDFLLRVPAASVAEPESGSTTEVSESEEEEEEGGEEDTPAAVEPAEPVPPSSPRLNASVHHAQPQEVGPTDSSSAADGERTDAQNQNVQPVPAASASVQSLPAEEGEGDTCTICFEAWTTAGEHRLSALRCGHLFGFTCIQRWLKAQGPAAKCPQCNKKAKRSDIVLLYAPKLRALDNSEQESLKKSLEQEQSLRRKAELESAQYKLKLQVVTNKYGQAQQELQELRALMAQAGRNSAPSSSSSSSSSASSSLLLGLSQRADGSRAAQYSFSKAVLVSQAGGSRVLSYCEPLSCLLASQPSPHSTLVPGCGVKKVSVVNMKASQYVPIHSKQIRGLSFNRQNDSLLLSAALDNTIKLTSLLTNTVVQTYNAGKPVWSCCWCLDNSNYVYAGLINGSVLVYDTRDTSTHVQELQPLRSRCPVASLCYVPRAASSSFPCGGLIAGSLEGGCFWEQVNETTYRPHVLPLETAGCTDIQVETESRHCLVTYRPGRSNPSLRCVLMSLNRTPQQDSSQLPSCSCSPVQTFSAGSSCKLLTKNAVFKSPDGGGTLVCAGDEASNSTMVWDASSGSLLQKLPADLPVLDISPFSVNGEHFLASLTEKMLKLYRWE is encoded by the exons ATGGAGGCCATGGAGGTAGACTCTCCTGTGGAAATGCAGGGAGGAGGCAGCAGACAGCCAgaggttgctgctgctgctgctgctgcggacGCCAACGCACCATACGTCATCTCAGATTCTGGCAGCAGCACTGAGGTGGACGAGGACGATGACGATGACAATGAAGGAGGGCAGACGGCAGCTCGTGCACCTCCCAGACTCCCTGCCACCTGGGCGTTCAGTCAGAGAGCGGTGGGCGTCTCTGCAGCTACACCTTCAGCAGCTCAGGGGGCGCCCATACGGAGGAGACTCAG GCAGGGCCTCAGGGTGCACTACCCCAGCCAGACTGCAGCGCCCTCCAGAGGCTTTCCAGACTTCCTGCTCCGAGTGCCAGCAGCAAGCGTGGCTGAGCCAGAGTCTGGCAGCACCACAGAGGTCAGCGAgtctgaagaggaggaggaagaggggggtGAAGAAGACACGCCTGCTGCCGTGGAGCCTGCTGAGCCCGTGCCGCCTTCTAGTCCTCGCCTCAATGCCTCTGTCCATCATGCACAACCACAGGAAGTTGGCCCAACCG actccagttCAGCTGCAGATGGTGAGAGGACGGACGCTCAGAATCAGAATGTCCAG CCTGTCCCTGCGGCCTCGGCTTCCGTCCAGTCATTGCCCGCTGAAGAGGGCGAAGGCGACACCTGCACCATCTGCTTTGAGGCGTGGACAACAGCCGGCGAGCACAGACTGTCGGCTCTGCGCTGCGGACACCTCTTCGGCTTCACCTGCATCCAGCGCTGGCTGAAAGCGCAGGGCCCGGCCGCTAAATGTCCACAG TGCAACAAGAAAGCCAAACGCTCAGATATCGTTCTGCTGTACGCTCCAAAGCTGCGAGCGCTCGACAACTCGGAGCAAGAGAGCTTAAAGAA GTCTCTGGAGCAGGAGCAGTCTCTGAGGAGGAAAGCTGAACTGGAATCAGCTCAGTACAAACTTAAACTGCAGGTTGTCACCAACAAATATGGACAAGCACAACAAGAGCTGCAG GAGCTGAGGGCGCTGATGGCCCAAGCTGGCAGAAACtcagctccctcctcctcctcctcgtcctcctcctcagcaTCCTCCTCGCTCCTCCTCGGTCTGTCTCAGAGGGCGGACGGCTCCAGGGCAGCACAATACAGCTTCTCCAAGGCGGTGCTGGTGTCTCAGGCCGGAGGCTCCAGGGTTTTATCGTACTGTGAACCTCTGAGCTGCCTGCTGGCCTCGCAGCCCTCCCCTCACTCCACACTGGTGCCCG gttGTGGGGTGAAGAAGGTGAGTGTGGTCAACATGAAGGCGAGTCAGTACGTCCCCATCCACAGCAAACAGATCCGGGGTCTGTCCTTCAACAGGCAGAACGacagtctgctgctgtctgctgctctgGACAACACCATCAAACTgaccag tctGCTGACCAACACGGTGGTTCAGACCTATAACGCAGGTAAACCcgtgtggagctgctgctggtgtttggACAACAGCAATTACGTTTACGCAGGTCTGATCAACGGCTCTGTGCTCGTCTACGACACCAGAGACACCAGCACACACGTCCAGGAGCTGCAGCCGCTACGCTCCAG GTGTCCAGTGGCGTCTCTGTGTTACGTCCCACGGGCGGCGTCCAGCTCATTCCCCTGTGGCGGGCTGATCGCTGGCTCTCTGGAGGGCGGATGTTTTTGGGAACAGGTCAACGAGACCACATACAGACCACATGTCCTGCCGCTGGAGACCGCCGGCTGCACCGACATCCAGGTGGAGACAGAAAGTCGACACTGTCTGGTTACCTACAGGCCAG GACGCTCCAACCCGTCTCTGCGCTGCGTCCTGATGTCTCTGAACAGGACGCCTCAGCAGGACTCCTCTCAGCTGCCCAGCTGCTCCTGCTCGCCGGTGCAGACGTTCAGCGCCGGCTCGTCCTGCAAACTGCTCACCAAGAATGCCGTCTTCAAGAGTCCAGACGGTGGCGGGACGCTGGTCTGCGCCGGGGACGAGGCCTCCAACTCCACTATG gtgTGGGATGCAAGCAGCGGCTCTCTGCTCCAGAAGCTCCCGGCTGACCTCCCGGTGTTGGACATCAGCCCGTTCTCGGTGAACGGCGAGCACTTCCTGGCCTCGCTCACGGAGAAGATGCTAAAGCTCTACAGGTGGGAGTGA